attattcaaaatctccataatcgatcatgttatgggaataacatgaattaagattaatatgaagttttggtttatatttattgatgataaatagttaacttgtagagaccaaaattcatatgtattcattgatgatgaatattggaatgacccaaccgagatatcactacatggatggttgtcagtagtgaatcttttagtgattatgtttttatgtccttagacttgagatgcacgccggttTTGATGTGTGaaatattgtactttgatatggttaaatgctgtcctgaataaggctgtaataaaggccattattgggtataatgtaaagctcgtgagagacacgtgtatgcaatataggatttgttcctccaaaatgtttggagttagatacttttgagctcctcgatgaatgaataagatatttgtgtggccgcacccagatgtaattaagatgatacttaattaatttggtgatctaattcagttctaagatcgagaaataaaattgttaaatgaatgagaatgaccgatgatccatatctcaagtttaactaaagtatctgaaacaaaaggacgaatgacatttaacacttactataagCAGTTATGAGAAACTATCCTCacgtgaatttagggacaatggTGTGTTGCTAGACGctatccattgtttgtatagttaactGGGGTTataccatgcacaagtgggagtctgtaggattaatgtgcaaggtacaacatataactatatggctaaattcatttgagccttcggggtcacacacacatacacctagacgtcaaatgaaatatatatatgatgtatatatattattcaagtaaCGAAACAagtaaaataattaattatgtattaATTAATTGAGTAATTAATTTATATGAATTAACTATTAATTAAATAAGAGATTTAATATCTTATTTAATAATATCATACTACTCCTTATCCTTTTGTTTTTAAAACCCAACATGACCATTTAGAaataacagaatatatatatatatagtgcttTCGGCTAGTGTAGTAGTTGGgtcaaaaaaaagaaagaaaggaaCATGTGGATATGTACCTGTAAAGCAAAATGGAAAGAAAGTATTATACTTTATTGTTACTGATTTACAAAGTTGTTCAATAAATAGATGGGATCTTTTGTTCTAGGAGGTAGtgataaaaaggaaaagaaaaccaaaagaaactaccgattctttttttgGTTTTGGTTGACGTACAAAGATCAAATACCATATCAAACTTATTTGTATTCTTTTCAAACGAACGAATGTGTATTATTAATTGATTCATACAATTAATCAATagttgattaatttgttacttgggtATTGGAATAGCATCCATTGgcagtcgtttgaagtgtagtgtggactatccaaagagacggtcatacctttgatcgtaggtttctctctgttcatcagtttcttcaagaaaggtatatcgttaactcactttgtgaatttatatattttgacaattattagtggtgtaattggatctaatggaaccgttaatcgtgtgtatattttgtaatgtaaaataagtttattttaactatccgctgcgttaatctccgTTAATCTCAatgaaaagtacacacggttttccatcagaaGTACATTGGTGAGGTGGTGGTCGTGGGTCAAGGCCACTTAAATAAGAGTACTGTTGTTGTTGGTGATTGTCCATGTGTTGTTGTGAATTAAAACTTGATGTGAGGAACTCAACCCTATTTATAGCGCCTGGTTCTCCAATTTAAAATGGTTTTGTGGGGTAATTAAATTGTTTTAGATATGACCAAGAGATACAAATAATTCATTTCAGTAATTTACAACTTAATTTAGTCAATTTAAGGACAGATAGGTTAGTGGTGTTAACTAaacaattatataaaaaaaaaaaaacaaaaaaaaaaggttGTTTAGGTTGATTCATGTATGTGAACAGACCCGTAAGTTCTACCAATTTCCTTAACCACGCATCATCAATAAATTGTTACCGAATTCGTCCTCAACCTATCAAATTTACATAATGATGAATCGCCTATATAGCTCATTTACTTAACGTATATGTTTTTATGACTAATCACCTATATAATTCATTTACCTCTTGATCtatatgtttttatgacgaatcacATATATAATTGTGTTAATTTTTTGATGTTAAGTTTTAAGAATTGAGAATGAATATTATTAGATAAGTGTATAGCTGTATTAGTAATAGACATAATTAATAGACATAATTATGAGCTCTACCACTATCTAGTATTAGACAGAATCATGAGCTGGACCACACATTAGTCAATATCATTCCCGTAATTATAGGAGATTAGGGTGATACAAATCGTGTATATAACTCTGTATTGTCCAACATGAATGATCAATGAAAATCAATTATTAACATGGTATCAGACTAATACCCTAAATCTCCAATTTCTTctcatcatcttttttttttttttttgttcttttctTATCTGCACTTCTGCAATCCTCTTTTCTCCATGGCTGAAAATCGAATTCATCCAGCCTTCACTATTTCAAACATCAAAAATCACATACCAATCACTCTTGAACTCGAAAAATCTCAGTATACAACATGGGCAGAATTATTTAAAATTACCTGTCGTGCCTATGATGTGATCGATCACATCATTCCTCTACAAGCCGCCACTGATTCTACCACATCTGATTCCACAGACACGACCACTCAAACTGCTGCTTGGTCTCGTTTGGATGCAGTGGTTCTCAATTGGATGTATGGAACAATTTCACTTGAAATTCTGAACAACATCTTTGAAGTTGATTCAACTGCTGCAAAAACATGGTCTAGAATCCAGAATCTGTTTCAAGACAATAAAAGTTCTCGTGCTCTTTACCTAAACCGCATGTTCACCAACATCAAACTTGATAATTTTCCTAATGTTTCCGCCTATTGTCAAGAAATCAAATCGCTGGCTGATCAACTTGTAAACGTTGATGATAAAGTTTCAGATCCCAAAATGGTGCTTCAATTGATTGCGGGATTAAATGACAATTTTGATTCAATTGTATAacaacccgaaaaatttcgactaaattcaaACCTAACtttgaccagttccgacgattcacgaacaaacgattataaaaagatatgtaaaaatatatgtgtgtatatacattatttacaattattatcattatcattattataattattgttattaataattatcattatcattaatataatactaatatattattaatattattagtattgtcattttactactgataatgctaaaaacgaacatatatttcatatgattattcctcaagaaagacaagcttttagttgcaattgttctatttaaaagtgatattcgtttaaataataaaatgtgaaggcaaaagacagattcgacgaattgaagacacaaaggtccaaaaagctcaaaagtacaaaatacaatcaaagtggttccaattattgataagaaacgtctcgaaactacaagagtacaagattcaaaacgtaaagtacaagatattaaattgtacgcaaggacgttcgaaaatccggaaccgggacatgagtaaactctcaacgttcgacgcaacggactaaaaattacgagtcaactatgcacataaatataatataatatttaaataattcttaaaattatttatatattatatttatattaaaaatccgtcggcaaacaaagaggcaaagctgggtgagctgtaatttcaaactccgcgagttgcggagtttgaaggaaaaaaattacgcgactcgcggagttcacctggactcaaattcctataaaagccaacgcagttcgacgagttttaatatcaaaaaatcaatctctctctatatatgtatacgtaaatatttatatttatatttatattttaattttaattttaattttaaatcctaataataagggtatgttagcgaatgttgtaagggtgtaagtcaaaattctgtctgtcataacccgtccttaaccataagaacgcgttagataacgtatgatttcattgcgaggtattgacctctatatgagacatttttgaaagaaaactgcatatattatacattgcaaaccataaccattatttttgttacaagcttaagacaataaaaagaagattaacgtttagcgataatctttgacttacaaactttacaaatgatgacaacaacacggtttctagcatattttacaatacaacatctcggatatgcagttttatttttgacacaaacatgcgtacgcaagatcctggttagatccaacatgatgcagcggaagctttagaaatcacctgagaatagacatgttttaaaaggtcaacataaagttggtgagatataggtttaatgccggcagcaatatatatatagaccacaagatttcgtatataaacagtttaataaaagtattctaagtggttgagcacttggtaaccatacttaacattttcacgtcgcatattccctttaatatgaaatcttactacaccgtaccaagtgtagtcacaaaacgaagtactgtgcaaccgttgaatactggtcgtccagtccggttggggttgtcaggcccgatagatctatcaacaggattcgcgtttacaataccgctgtaaatattagttaccaagctacagggaagtatgccagtggtacaactcaacgtagaacatatttttcagttacttgtgtccatatcgtaaaacataaaatacatgtattctcatcccgaaatatttagagtttaaaagtgggactatatactcactcttgtcttgatgatataaataatttgactcggtcttccggttgatatcacgaacctatccatatataatatatcaatatgttttcatttttaaacaaacgttataaatatatacttgttatacttttaatactttgaat
This genomic stretch from Rutidosis leptorrhynchoides isolate AG116_Rl617_1_P2 chromosome 11, CSIRO_AGI_Rlap_v1, whole genome shotgun sequence harbors:
- the LOC139875561 gene encoding uncharacterized protein; translation: MAENRIHPAFTISNIKNHIPITLELEKSQYTTWAELFKITCRAYDVIDHIIPLQAATDSTTSDSTDTTTQTAAWSRLDAVVLNWMYGTISLEILNNIFEVDSTAAKTWSRIQNLFQDNKSSRALYLNRMFTNIKLDNFPNVSAYCQEIKSLADQLVNVDDKVSDPKMVLQLIAGLNDNFDSIV